In one window of Cololabis saira isolate AMF1-May2022 chromosome 23, fColSai1.1, whole genome shotgun sequence DNA:
- the LOC133424461 gene encoding zinc finger protein 239-like isoform X1, which translates to MDDSKMPEGKVKNPGKRSRKPAKMDLREELDMNHEGRPKRHCCDDCEQVFTTSSNLKKHKKTHTGGKPYSCDQCGAAFARQGHLKQHQLIHTGDKPYRCDQCGAAFAQKGNLKQHQRIHTGEKPYRCDQCGAAFAQKGNLKQHQRIHTGEKPYRCDQCGAAFAEQGALRRHQRIHTGEKPYRCDQCGVAFAQQSDLTKHQPIHTGEKRYRCDQCGAAFARQDQLATHQRIHTGEKPYRCVQCGAAFAQQSAIRIHQRIHTGEKPYRCDQCGAAFSDSSNLRRHQHIHTG; encoded by the exons ATGGACGACAGCAAG ATGCCGGAGGGGAAGGTGAAGAATCCCGGGAAACGCAGCAGGAAACCGGCCAAGATGGACCTGCGGGAGGAGCTGGACATG aatcatgaaggaagacccaaaagacactgctgtgatgattgcgagcaagtcttcaccacttcatcaaaccTGAAGAAGCATAAGAAAACTCACACTGGTGGTAAACcgtacagctgtgatcagtgtggagcggcttttgctcGACAAGGTCACCTAAAGCAACACCAGctcattcacactggagacaagccttacagatgtgatcagtgtggagcagcttttgcccAAAAAGGTAACCTAAAgcaacaccaacgtattcacactggagaaaagccttacagatgtgatcagtgtggagcagcttttgcccAAAAAGGTAACCTAAAgcaacaccaacgtattcacactggagaaaagccttacagatgtgatcagtgtggagcagcttttgccgAGCAAGGTGCTTTAAGGaggcaccaacgtattcacactggagaaaagccttacagatgtgatcagtgtggagtggcttttgcccagcaaagtGATCTTACAAAACACCAAcctattcacactggagaaaagcgttacagatgtgatcagtgtggagcagcttttgcccGGCAAGATCAATTggcgactcaccaacgtattcacactggagaaaagccttacagatgtgttcagtgtggagcggcttttgcccagcaaagtGCTATaaggattcaccaacgtattcacactggagaaaagccttacagatgtgatcagtgtggagcagcttttagcGACTCAAGTAATCTAAGGAGACATCAACATATTCACACGGgataa